The genomic window TAACTGTAATACATACATTTGGAAGAGATTTAAAGTGGAATCCTCATGTACATATGATGGTTACAGAAGGAGGGAGAGGAAATATAACAGAATGGAGGCATATAAGGCACATATCTTATGAATCATTAAGAAAAAGATGGCAAAAGGTTTTGTTAGATGAAATAACTTATATAAATGGAAATACAAAAGAAATTAAATTACTAAAAAATAAACTATATAAAGAGAAAGATAAAGGTTTTTATGTTCATGCTAAAACTGAGATAAAATCAGCGAAGACAGCAGCAAAATATGTAGGGAGATATGTGGGACGTCCTGCGATAGCGGAATCAAGGATTCTTAAATATGATGGTGAAAATGTGACTTATAAATATACTAGACATGAAGATAATAAGGTCATAGTTGAAACTGTACATGTATATGAGTTCATAAAAAGAATAATAAGACATATTCCAGAGAAAAATTTTAAAATGATAAGATACTTTGGAATTTATTCTAGAAGAAGCAAAGGAAAATTTAATTTTATAAAAATGATAGATGAAAAGATATTAAGTATAAGAAGATCTATAGCAACTTGGGAGAATAGAATACTGGCAATAAGTGGTGTAAATCCGTGTAAATGTCCTAACTGTGGTAATAAAATGAGATTTCATGATATTGTATATCCTAAATATGGGTCCATGAGGGAACGGCTGAGAATTAAGATTATAGAAGAGAATGAAGAAAAATTAGAAAAGGCTATAGAAAATTATGCTATTACTAAACGTATATTAAGTGGTAAAATAATTCCGAAAACAACTTAGTTGGAGGAAGTAAAATGAAAACAGAGGAAATATTATATATTTGTACTATTTGCGGAGCTAAAGAAAATATTCCTAAAGAAGTAGTTGAATATTTTGATGAAATGGATCAAAGCAATGTTGATGAACCACCATGCTTTTCATGTGAAAAGTGCGGAGGAGTAATGAGGCCTAAAGAGTATACTGGAGTATATGGAATAAAGTATTAATTAATAGGAAAAATATAGCATAGAACAGATATCGGTTCTATGCTTTTTAAGGTACTTAAAATTAAATTCCCGAAGGGAGCGTGGCGAAAGCCACTTTTTTATGGTTTTTTCAATATTTATTCATTATATTTATAGTAATTATTGTTATATTTAATACTTTAAAGCACAACAAATAGAAGGTAGTAAAATCACCTCCTATTTGTAAAATTATAACTTTACTCCATTTTCATTTTATGTAATAATATTCTATTTATATTTGTTAGTGTTTTATTAAACAACTTTTTGATATCGTAAGCGAAGCAAAGAAGTAGAAATTCTATTTTTATATTTTTCTTACCTCTTAATAAAAATCTCCTAAAACCGTAGTCTTGCTTTAGTACTCCAAATGCACACTCAACTTGAATAGAACGATTCATCCTTAATAACTTCCCTTCATGGGTGGTTATTTTATTTAATGATTTTTCACGATATTTTATAAAATCTTTTGAAACATGAAGTCTTTTATTTCCTTTAGCTTTAGTACAGGTATTCTTATAAGGACAATCATTACAATTTTCACATTCGTATATTGTAATTTCAGATATATAACCAGATTTTGATGTTCTATATTTAGTTGATACTGGAACTATCCTTTTCCCGAAAGCACAAATATAAATATCATTTTTAACATCATAGTTCATATTTTCTCTTTTACTTATATCATTTTTAAACTTTTTACTCTTGGACTTTTCATAAGTTTGAGGTTTGATATATGAATTTTGTTTATGTTCAGATAGATACCTATAATTTTCTTCACTTTCGTATCCAGCGTCAGCTATAACATTTTCAAACTTAACAGGTAATTCTTCTTCCAGTTTATCTAAGAATGGAATAAGAGTTAATTGGTCTGAACGTTCACTTGATATATCAATACCAACAATATATTCACCTTC from Clostridium septicum includes these protein-coding regions:
- a CDS encoding IS91 family transposase; this encodes MKKGKIKRILEDHWKEFEKLYKNKIRPNVKKEVEKVLKCKDTKYGFIELKCNNCNTTKRIGFTCKSRFCTSCGKIYTDNWIDNMLGNLINVRHRHIVFTIPKELREFFGLDRQRLKILPKCAARAVTSWMHSLNRKEEFTPGIVTVIHTFGRDLKWNPHVHMMVTEGGRGNITEWRHIRHISYESLRKRWQKVLLDEITYINGNTKEIKLLKNKLYKEKDKGFYVHAKTEIKSAKTAAKYVGRYVGRPAIAESRILKYDGENVTYKYTRHEDNKVIVETVHVYEFIKRIIRHIPEKNFKMIRYFGIYSRRSKGKFNFIKMIDEKILSIRRSIATWENRILAISGVNPCKCPNCGNKMRFHDIVYPKYGSMRERLRIKIIEENEEKLEKAIENYAITKRILSGKIIPKTT